The sequence AGAGAAATGATACCTATCGAATATGACATCATTGTCTTTAAAGAAGAAAATACCTATGTCGCCTATTGTCCGGAGCTTGATATTTCAAGCTGTGGCCGTGATGTGCAACACGCTAAGGAAATGCTTAAGACGGCGGTAAGGCTGTTTGTGGAAGAAGCGGAAAAAATGGGGACCCTTGAGGACATCCTGGATGAATCCAGATACAAGAAAGACCCCGTAGGACGATGGATTCCACCCAAACTTGTGGCGACCGAACTGGTAAGCGTTTCTTAAAATGCCAAAAATTACCCCTCTTTGTTGAAAATAATATAAATCAGATCCCGTAGGGTGGGTGGAACGAAGTGCAACCCACCACCATCAAGCCTTTCGGACCGGTTGATCCGCTTCCGATAAACCGGCAAAGAATGGTTT comes from Deltaproteobacteria bacterium and encodes:
- a CDS encoding type II toxin-antitoxin system HicB family antitoxin translates to MIPIEYDIIVFKEENTYVAYCPELDISSCGRDVQHAKEMLKTAVRLFVEEAEKMGTLEDILDESRYKKDPVGRWIPPKLVATELVSVS